GCTTCACAATCTCCTCATAACCGAATCGCTCCAGATCTGTTAGCGCATGAGCATGTGTGATGTTATGAACGACCTCGCTCGCTAGATGATAGCGTACCCCGTTAATATCACGCGGCGGTATAACCAAATGTAGCTCGTCAAACGCCCGCTCTGCCATCTCTGCAGTTGTATGGTAAGGCGCAACTTCGTCGTCTTTGACAACATCAATCGTCATGCCATGGTAATTCTCGATGCCCCAATAACGATCTTTCCTGTCTTCTGTCGTCGCTTGAAGAATCTTGACCAGACCGTTCACCACAGTCGGAGTGATCATATCAGGTCGTTCGCGCAGTGCTTTTAATGCCAACACACCGAGTGCTAGTCCATGGCCTGAGGTCCGAAGCTGCTTCACATTTTGCTGGAGGCCATTGAGGACGTTCTCTAACAAGGAGGGGTCAGCTTGCTCGTCTTGATCTAGTGGAACAAACCATTCAGGTTTTTGCTTGCGGAAGGATTCGCATGTCCGCTCAATGCCCTCTTTTACATGTTCAGGGAGATCGTGCTCACGATCCATGAAGTACCCTGCCAATAAAGCTGCCCCATAATGACCGTCGAACCATCCTGCTACAGCTGCACGTGCCATTCCCGTAATGCCAAGCTCCAAGTAAGAATCAAGTAAACGCATGTAACTTCCTCCTTTTTCCATTTATGTAACCATCATATACTATACATTTTTGTTTGTAAAGTATTGTATTTTAGTTTTTTCGTACATGGAAAAAGGCCCCGTATATCCGGAGCCCTTCCTCTGCTCGCTATCTTTTTCCTTGCTTAATCCAGCTTAAATTCTACTTCATCTGTCTTAGGCCGATAATCGACAATCAACCCTCTACCATTCATATACCACAACTCATCTTTTTCCATATAAAATGTGATGCCATCCTCTACTGTCGATATACCGATTTCATTCGGCGACTCTTTGGCAATCCCCATCGAGAATGAATCCTGAACCGTACTAACGCCTCCATACCGGACAAAAAAACGAATGCTGTCTCCTTCTTTGCATCCCCATTCTTCCCGAAACCATGCTACCGCTGCTTTAGTGATCGTCATGTTCATTAGTACGCCACTCCTCTCTTCCTCTTACTCTAGTTTACCTCAATTTAGAGATATTTGAAACATAAATGTATGTTAAATGGAATTGCTCCACTATTTGAAAAAGAACCGATCCCTACACTGGGAAATCGGTTCTTTCCATCTGTTTACGGCTTTATTGAAAGTGTAACCAAAAAACTCGTTCCGATACCTTCCTCACTGCTGACCTGAATTTTTCCGTGGTGCGCATCCACGATCCATTTGGCAATGGAAAGTCCCAAGCCTGTACCTTCTGTCGCTCGAGAGCGCATTTTATCCACCCGGAAAAAGCGGTCAAACAAATACGGAATATCCTCTTTGGAAATCCCGATCCCACTGTCTTTTACGAGAATCGAAACGCGGCCGCCTTCCTTTTTGCAAGAAACATAAATCTGGCCACCTTCGTTCGTGTACTTCAAGGCATTGTCCAGCAAGATGACCATGAGCTGATGCAGACGTTCTTGGTCCCCCACCATCTCAATGGGTTGCTCGATGTCTGTTTCGAGACGAATTTCCCGTACGATAGCAAGTTGTGCAAAAACCTGGGTGCATTTCGTCGCTACTTCATCTAAACGCAGCGTCTGATT
The window above is part of the Brevibacillus antibioticus genome. Proteins encoded here:
- a CDS encoding HesB/YadR/YfhF family protein yields the protein MNMTITKAAVAWFREEWGCKEGDSIRFFVRYGGVSTVQDSFSMGIAKESPNEIGISTVEDGITFYMEKDELWYMNGRGLIVDYRPKTDEVEFKLD